The Streptomyces taklimakanensis nucleotide sequence GCCGGGCGACGGCGCAGAAGCCTCTGCCGATCGACCCGAGCGGCGACACGGTTCTTGATCTCCTCGTTGTCGAGCGGTGGGCAACGCGCCGAGATCACCTCGCGTACGTGTTCTTCCGTCTGGAGCAGCCCCGGCACCGCGTGGTTCTCGTACGAGTACAGGCTCACCGCCTCCGCCTCCAGCAGGGCGAAGTCCCGGAACCACGTCGGGTACCGGGACTGGAGCAGGTACGGCAGGCCGGCCCGCAGCACTCCGCCCGCGCCCAGCGCCTCGTCCGCCCGGTCGACGAACTCCTGTTGCGGCATCCGCCGCCCCTGCTCGACGGAGGCGACCGTCGCCTCCGAGTAGCCGATCCGGTCTCCGAGTTCCGCGCGGGACAGGCCCGCCCTCCTGCGGAACAGCTTCAACTGGCTGCCGAAGTACCTGAGCGTCGTCGCCCCGTAGTCGTTCTGCTCACCCATGCGGCACCACCCCGTTCGCAGGCTCCGTACGGTCAACCCGACCGTGGACGCCGCCGTTACGGCACGCGACGCGTACAGGACCTCGTACAAACGCGTACACGTCCCGATCGGTTCGGGGTGCCCCTGGCCACGTCACACGGCGGTGCTGTTCCTTGGCGGGCATGGCATCCGAATCCCCCTCAAGCCACCTCCTGTTCGGGCCCCGGGCCCGTACCTCCCTCCACGCCCCGTACGAGTTCCGGATGCGGTTCGGCCCGACCCCGCGCGGTGCGCGGCTCGCGCGGCGGCTGGTCGCGGTGCGGCTCGACGAGTGGGGTTTCCCCCACGACGGCGACACCGCCCGGGCGGCCTGTCTGCTGGTGGCCGAACTGGCCGCCAACGCCGTCGTCCACGGACGCGTGCCCGGCCGGGACTTCGCCGTCCGCGTCGCCCTCTCCTCCCCGCCCTCGCGTCCGACCCTCCGCGTCGAGGTCACCGATCCCCGTGGCGAGAGCCGTCCGCCCACCGCTCCCGCCGCTCCCGACCCCACCGACGAGTCCGGTCGCGGGCTCCTCCTGGTGGCCGCCCTCGCGGACCGTTGGGGCGTCCGCGAGCGGGAGCCGGGCCCGGCGCCCGGCAAGACCGTCTGGGCGGAGCTGGACCTGCGGTGAGCCCGGCCCGCCGGAACGGCGGCGGCCCCGCCGGACGGGTGTCCGGCGGGGCCGCTCTGGTGGTGCCGGGTGGCGTCAGCGGTAGGCGCGGTTGACGGCGGAGACGATGGCCTTCAGGGAGGCGCGGGTGGTGTTGGGGTCGATGCCGATGCCCCACAGCACCTTGCCGTCGATGGCGCACTCGATGTACGAGGCGGCCCGCGCGGAGGCGCCCTCGCTCATGGTGTGCTCCTGGTAGTCCAGCAGGCGGGCGTCGATGCCGATGCCGGCCAGGGCGTCGAAGAACGCGGAGATCGGGCCGTTGCCGCTGCCGGTGAGCACGGTCTCGGTGCCGTCCACGGCGGCCTCGACGGTGAGGGTGTCCACCCCGTCGGTGTCGGTGGTGGTCTGCCCGGCGCGCAGTTGGATGCGGCCCCAGGGGTTGTCGGGGGTGGGCAGGTACTCGTCGTGGAAGGTCTCCCAGATCTGGGCGGGGGTGATCTCGCCGCCCTCGGCGTCGGTCCTCGCCTGGATGATCTTGGAGAACTCGATCTGCATCCGGCGCGGCAGGTCCAGCTTGTGGTCGTTCTTCAGGACGTAGGCGACGCCGCCCTTGCCGGACTGGGAGTTGACGCGGATGACCGCCTCGTAGGAACGGCCCACGTCCTTGGGGTCGATGGGCAGGTACGGCACCGCCCACTCGATCTCCTCGACCGCCTTGCCGGCCGCGGCGGCCTCGGCCTCCAGCGCCTCGAAGCCCTTCTTGATGGCGTCCTGGTGGGAGCCGGAGAAGGCGGTGTAGACCAGGTCGCCCGCGTAGGGGTGGCGCGGGTGGACCTCCATCCGGTTGCAGTACTCGGCGGTGCGGCGGATCTCGTCGATGTCGGAGAAGTCGATCTGCGGGTCGACGCCCTGGGAGAACAGGTTCATGCCCAGGGTGACCAGGTCCACGTTGCCGGTGCGCTCGCCCTGTCCGAACAGGCAGCCCTCCACCCGGTCGGCGCCGGCCATGACCGCCAGCTCGGCGGCGGCCACCGCGGTGCCCCGGTCGTTGTGGGGGTGGGTGGACAGGCAGACGAACTCGCGCCGCGACAGGTTCCGCGACATCCACTCGAAGCGGTCGGCGTGGGTGGAGGGGGTGGAGCGCTCGACGGTGGCGGGCAGGTTGAGGATGATCTCGCGGCCCTCCTCGGGCTGCCAGACGTCCATGACCCCCTCGCAGACCTCCAGGGCGAAGTCCAGCTCGGTGTCGGTGAAGATCTCCGGGCTGTACTGGTAGCCGAAGACGGTCTCGTCGCCCAGCAGCTTCTCGGCGTACTCCATCACCAGGCGGGTGCCGTCCACGGCGATCTGCTTCACGTCGTCCCGGCTGCCGCGGAAGACCACGCGGCGGAAGACGGGGGCGGTGGCGTTGTAGAGGTGGACGGTGGCGCGGTGGGCGCCGCGCAGGGACTCCACCGTCCGCTCGATCAGGTCCTCGCGCGCCTGGGTCAGCACCGAGATCGTCACGTCCTCGGGGATCGCGCCCCCCTCGATGATGGAGCGCACGAAGTCGAAGTCGGTCCGGCCCGAGGAGGGGAAGCCGACCTCGATCTCCTTGTAGCCCATGCGGACCAGCAGGTCGAACATCTCCCGCTTGCGGGCCGGCGACATCGGGTCGATCAGGGCCTGGTTGCCGTCGCGCAGGTCGGTCGACAGCCAGCGGGGGGCCTTGGTGATCCGCTTCTCGGGCCAGGTGCGGTCGGGCAGGTCGACGGCCTCGTAGCCGCGGTAACGGTGGATCGGCATGCCGGACGGCTGTTGGGCGACGGTCGCGGCGGTGATGGGCGTGGGGCGTCCGACGCGGGAGGAACCACTGCTCATGGGGCTGTTTCTCCTCATTGGGAGGCGATGGCTCCGGATGGCTCTCCGAGCCTTCCGAAGGGGCCGACGACGGCATCACCGAACTCCGCGGGGAGGGGGTCGGCCGTGTGTCTACAGGCCCTCGCCGCGGCAGCTAAGGAGGAGCAGCCCAAAAATCATGACGCGCAGCAGCGTAACCCGCGGCGGGGGCTTTCCGTGGGGTGTATCAACATGCGAGAACCCTTACGGGTGAACGCCGGGGCCGCGCGCCGTGCCCGCGGGCGCCGGCCTACGCCCCGGACGGACCGCCGCGGGACTCCTCCAGCGCCCGTGCGAGCGTCTGCGCGTCGTGCGGCCCGACGTGCCGCCTCTCGCCGACGAAGAAGGTCGGTGTGCCGCGCGCGCCACTGGCCTCGGCGCCGGCGATGTCGGCGCGCACCCGGGCCGCCGTCCTGTCGTCGCCGAGATCCCGGAGGAACTCCTCCACGTCGAGGCCGAGCTCGGCGGCGTAGCCCACGAGGTCCTCGAACTCCAGTTGGTCCTGGTGCGAGAAGAGCAGGTCGTGCATCTCCCAGAAGCGCCCCTGGGCGTCGGCGGCGACCGCCGCACGGGCGGCGAGTTCGGCGTGCGGATGCACGTCGGTGAGCGGCAGGTGCCGGAAGACGTACCTCAGGTCGTGGCCGAAGCGGTCCCGCAGCTCGCGTGTGACACCCGTGGCGCGCGCGCAGAACGGGCACTCGAAGTCGCCGTACTCCACGAGGGTGAGCGGGGCGTCCGGGGCTCCCTTGACGTGGTCCGTCGCCACGTCCACCGGTCGGTCGAGGACCCGCGGCAGGTCCGCGTCCCTCTTCCCGCCGAGCGCGGCGGACACCCGGAACAGCAGCCGTCCGAGGACGGGCGCGACGAGCAGCGCGATCAGCACGCCGACGGTCGCCTCGTCGCGGAGGATCCGGTCGTCGAAGGCCAGGCCGGTCACCAGCAGCGAGACCGTGAACCCGATGCCGGAGAGGGTGGCGCCCCCGAGGACGTGGCCCCAGCCGACCCCCTGGGGCAGCCTTCCGAGCCCCAGCCGTACGCCCGCGGCGGAGGCCAGCGTCACGCCCAGGGACTTCCCCACCACCAACGCCGCGACCACGCCCCAGGTGACCGACGACGACAGCGCCTGGACGAGGACGCCGCCACGCAGGTCCACACCGGCGTTGGCCAGGGCGAACAGCGGGACGACGACATAGCCGGTCCAGGGGTGCAGCACCTCCTGCAACCGCTCGTTGACCGAGATCGCCCGCTCCAGCTCCACCCGGGCCGACCGGCCCACCTCGGCCATGGGGGACTGCCGGAAGGCGTGGAAGCGCCGGGCCGCCCCCTCGACCGCCTCACGGGCGGGGGCGCGGGCGGCGACCAGGAGGCCGCCGAGCATACCGGCGATGGACGCGTGGAGACCCGCCCGGTGGGCGGCGAGCCACAGCGCCAGGACGACGAGGACGTACGGGGCGGCGCGCCAGACGCCCAGGCGGCTCAGCAGCGAGAGCAGCGCGCCCAGGACGAGCATGGCCAGGAGCGCCGGTGGGTGGAGGGACCCGGAGTAGACCAGGCCGATCACGGTCACGGCCACCATGTCGTCGATGACGGTGAGGGTCAGGAGGAAGACCCGCAGTTGCGTCGCGAACCGGGGGCCCACCACGGCGAGCGCGCCCAGCATGAACGCCGTGTCGGTGCCGATGACGACGCCCCAGCCCCCCGCGGCCTCGCCCGCGGGCACGATCGCCAGGTACAGCAGCACGGGAAGGGTCATCCCGCCGAGCGCGGCGGCGACCGGGACGGCGGCGCGGCGCCGGTCGGTCAGCTCGCCGAGGGAGAACTCGCGTCGGACCTCCAGGCCGACCACGAAGAAGAACAGGGCCATCAGGCCGTCGTTCACCCAGTGTTCGAGGTCCATCGACAGGTCGGCGCCCCCGAGCGAGAACGCCGCCTCCGTGGCCCGGAGGGACTCGTACAGACCGGACCACGGTGAGTTGGCCCAGAGCAGGGCCACCACGGTGGCGGCCAGGAGCAGGCCCGCGCTGCCCGCCTCCGTCGCCAGGAAGCGGCGCACGGGGGCGGACAGTTGGGCCGGGAACGCACGCCTGACGGGCCGGCTCTGGGGGTTTCCGCGCCGCTTGGTCCACATCTCCGCGTCGGCCCGTCGCCCTCGTCACCGGTTCCCCGTCGCCCGCTGCCAGTACGGGGCCTCGGTGGGGATGGGCGGCAGGGCGGAGCGCACGCGGCCGAAGCGATCGTCCCCCGCCGCCCAGGAGGCGTGGGCGGCGTCGATCTCGGCGCGGGTGCGGGCGACGAAGTTCCACCACATGAGGATCGGCTCGGGGAACGGTTCGCCGCCGAGCAGCATCGCGCGGGCCGGTTCGCGCACATCCAGGCGGACCTCGTCGCGGCCTTCGCCGAGATAGCCCGACCTGCCCGGACGCAACGGCTCGCCGTGGACACCGACCTCTCCTTCGAGGACCACCACCGCGTACTCGAACCCGGGCCGCAACGGCACGGTGGCGGACCGGCGCAGGTCGAGGTCGATCCCGACCAACGGGGTGTCGTGCCGGGCCGGGCCGAGCAGGCCGCCGAACTCCCCGACCAACACGGTCGCCGCGCCCGCGCCGTGGTCGAGGTCGGCGCGGGGGAGCTCGGTGTGGTGCTCGAACGCCGCCGGGCCGTGTCGGGTGGCGTCGGGCAGCGCGACCCACAGTTGGATGCCCTCCAGGGTGCCGCGGTAGTGGCCGGTGGCCTCCTCGGCGTGGGAGACGCCGCCGCCGGCGGTCATCAGGTTGAGCCCGCCGGGCTTGATCACCTGCTCGGTTCCGAGGCTGTCGCGGTGCAGCACCTGCCCGTCGGTGAGCCAGGTGACGGTCTGGAGGCCGATGTGCGGATGCGGACCGATGTCCAGGCCGCTGTCCTCGGTGACGTCGGCGGGCCCCATGTGGTCGGCGAAGCACCAGGCGCCGACCGTGCGCCGTCCCCGGCGCGGTAGCGCGCGGCGCACCCGGAACCTCCCCACCCGCGCCTCGCGGCTGTCGCTCACCTCCACGCACGGCGCCGTGGGGTGGCCGGTGTCGGCCAGGGCGGGGGGCGCGTCGATCGCGCCGACCGGTCCACTCATCGCAACCTCGCTTCCGTGCGGCTCGTCGGCCGCATCCCTACCCGGTCCCGGCCCGGCCGACGAGGGAGTACGGCCGGCCGGGTGACGGCGGGGCGGAGCGCGGCGGCGGGCGGCGGGCGGCGGAGGAGGGTGCGGCGGACGCTAGAAGCCGAGCCTGCGCAGTTGCCTCGGGTCGCGCTGCCAGTCCTTGGCGACCTTGACGTGCAGGTCGAGGTAGACGGGCGTGCCCAGCAGCGCCTCGATCTGCTTGCGGGACCTGGTGCCGACCTCCTTCAGCCGGCTGCCCCCCGGCCCGATGACGATGCCCTTCTGGCTGGGCCGTTCGATGAAGACGTTGGCGTGGACGTCCAGCAACGGACGGTCGGCCGGCCGGCCCTCGCGCGGTGTCATCTCCTCGACCACCACCGCGATGGAGTGCGGCAGCTCGTCGCGCACGCCCTCCAGGGCGGCCTCGCGGATCAGCTCGGCGACCATGACCTGCTCGGGCTCGTCGGTCAGGTCCCCGTCCGGGTAGAGCCGCGGCCCCTCGGGCAGCAGCGGGACGAGCAGATCGGCGAGCAGGCCGACCTGTTCGCCGGCGGTGGCCGAGACGGGCACGATCTCGGCCCACTCGATGCCCAGTTCCCTGCCGAGCCGGTCGACGGCGAGGAGCTGTTCGGCCAACGCCTTGGAGTCCACCAGATCGGTCTTGGTGACGACCGCGACCTTGGGGGTGCGCTTCAGGTCGGCCAGCTCCTTGGCGATGAACCGGTCACCGGGGCCGATCTTCTGGTCGGCGGGCAGGCAGAAGCCGATCACGTCGACCTCGGCCCAGGTGGTGCGCACCACGTCGTTGAGCCGCTCGCCGAGCAGGGTGCGCGGCTTGTGCAGCCCGGGGGTGTCCACGAGCACCAGTTGCGCGTCGGGGCGGTGGACGATGCCCCGGACGGTGTGGCGGGTGGTCTGCGGGCGGTTGGAGGTGATCGCGACCTTCGTTCCCACCAGGGCGTTGGTGAGCGTCGACTTGCCCGCGTTGGGGCGGCCGACGAAGCAGGCGAAGCCCGCGCGGTGCGGCGCGGACTCCGACTGCGTCTCGGGTCGTGAGGAGGGGGAACGGTCGCTCATGGGGGCCATTCTCCCCGATCGGCGGAGCGTCCCGTACCGGCGGCGGTCAGCCCGCGGTGACGGTGGAGCGCACCGTGCCGTCCGGGCCGGCGAGCAGCACGGGGGTGGCGGGCCCGCCCAGGTCGTGGACGGCGGCCAGGTCGGCGGAGGGGACGGAGGGCGCTTCGGAGACCACGGCCGCGGCCTCCAGGGAGGTGGCCCCGGACGCCACCGCCATCGCCACGGCCGTCCGCAGCGCGCTCAGTTTGAGCGAGGCCAGCGCGACGGTCCCGGCGACGTAGGTGCGCCCGGTCCCGTCCCGTACGGCCGCCCCCTCGGGGACGGCGTTGCGGGCCCGCGCGCTGCGGGCGAGGGTGACGATCTTGCGGTCTTCGGGGTCCAGGTCGGCGGCTTCGCTCATGGGGGTGAGCATATGCGGTCCCGAGTTCCCGGTCCGCTCCGGGAGCGCCCCCCCACCCGGGCTCGCCGGGCGGAGGGCGCGGAGCCGGAGGGCGGTGTCAGCCGCAGTGCTCGGCCTTCTCCCGGTCCGTCATCGCACGGGTGTGCTGGGTCTTGGTGTCGTTCCCGTCGGGCACCGGGCCGACCGCCTCGAACGGCGCGTACCAGTAGTAGTGGCCGTAGTAGCGGTCGGGGAAGTGCAGCTCGTAGCGTCCGCCGACGCGCTGCATCTCGGCTTCGCGGGTCACCCAGCCGACCTCGCCGGGACGCACCTCGATCCAGGTCGTCTCGCTGTCGGTGTGCGAACTCGACCAGGTGTGGTTGTAGCTGACCTCGATGCTGGTCTTGAAGACCTCGGCGAAGCCGTACTCGGCGCTCAGCGAGACGCCGACGCTGTTCGACTCGCCGACGGTGTCCGACCAGCCCACGGAGGCCCGCTGCACGTCCTGGGTGCAGTTGTAGACCTTGCCGCCGACCTGGTGCGGCTCGCCCATGAAGGTCTGGGGCGGACCGTCGGGGTGGAAGAGGCAGACGTCGCTGCCGTTGTCGCACTTGTCGAGCAGCTCGCGGATGGTGGGCTTGCCGTCGTGGTCGGCGTGGGCGGTGGTCGGGGCCAGGACCGCGCTTCCGGCGGTCGCGAGTGCCGCCAGCAGCACGGAGAGGCGGACTCGTCCGGTCATCGGTGACTCCAGGTGTCGTGGGGGATGGCGTGTGGCGCGCTTCGTCCGTTCGCCCGGCGCGCCGCGGGAGGGCGCGGTGCGCCGGCCGTCAGCTGAACCCGATGGACTGGGTGCGGTCGTTCATGAACGGCCCGATGTTCGGGGTGTTCTCCTTGAACGGGCCGTCCCGGTCGCCGTTCAGGCCCGGCTCGGGGTAGAGCCAGATCCAGCAGTTCGCCCACGGCTGCACGGAGGTGATCTTGTTCTTCCAGTCGTCCGAGAGGTCGAGCTGGTAGTCGACCCAGCCGTCCTTCTCACAGGGCGCGGCGCCGTAGACGGTCAGCGAGTCGCCGCCGTAGTTCTCGTCCTCGAAGAAGGTGCCCTGGATGACGTCGGAACTCCGGGCGGCCTCCGCCGAGGCGGCCAGGCCCTTCGCCTCCGCCCGGAACGCCGTGTCCCCGGCGGCGCGCCGGGGGGAGGCGGGGGCGTCGGTGATGCGGCCGTCGGTGGCCGCGGCGACGGCGTCGGTGAAGCTCGAAAAGCAGCTCCGCTCCCCGCCGCGGAGGTCCACGACGCAGTGCCGGGGGCCGTCCTCGGGGGCGGCCACGGCCGCCTGCGCCGAGGCCGCCGAGACGGCACCGGCCGCCGCGAACACGGCCGCCGCGGCACGGGCCTTGCGGGTCTTTCTGCCCACCATGCGCAACTCCTGTACTTCTCGGGGTGGTTGGCGGTGGTACTCCTTACTCGGACCGCCACCCGCGAAACCGGATGCCCGCGATTGCCCGTGAACGGATGCCGAAGCGCTGGTCGCGGTCCGGACGTGCCCGGAAATGTGGGAGGAACGGGACCGCCCCGCCGGCGGTGCCGGGCGGGGCGGGTGGGACGGGTGGAGACGGCCGGGTGGGGCGCGGCGCGGGCTCAGCCGCCGCTCCCCACGACCCGCTCCTCCTGGGGGGCCGGGACGGGAGCGCGGACCGGCTCGACCAGGACGGTGACGATGCGGTTGCGGCGCCCCGCCGGGGACTCGGCGGTCAGACGCAGGCCCACCGGCTCGGAGTGGGCGGGGTCGGCGGTGCGGTGGTGGTCTCGGTGGTGATCGCGGTGGTGGTCGCCGCGGCCCTCGGTCGGGTCCACCACGACCGTGGCACCCGCGATGGGCACCCGGCCCAACAGCTTGGCCAGCAGGCCGCCGACCGTCTCCACGTCCTCGTCCTCCAGGTCCAGGCCGTACAGCTCGCCCAGGTCGCCCAGGTCGAG carries:
- a CDS encoding helix-turn-helix domain-containing protein; its protein translation is MGEQNDYGATTLRYFGSQLKLFRRRAGLSRAELGDRIGYSEATVASVEQGRRMPQQEFVDRADEALGAGGVLRAGLPYLLQSRYPTWFRDFALLEAEAVSLYSYENHAVPGLLQTEEHVREVISARCPPLDNEEIKNRVAARVDRQRLLRRRPACVLGFVIEEVVLRRPIGGREIHQRQLRHLLECSKMRHVSVQVMPTSRETHMGLDGPFVLLETPDGRNLAYAEGQSGSFLVSDRKRVSVLAQRYGIIRAQALPPEESAHLIEQAAGDL
- a CDS encoding ATP-binding protein — encoded protein: MASESPSSHLLFGPRARTSLHAPYEFRMRFGPTPRGARLARRLVAVRLDEWGFPHDGDTARAACLLVAELAANAVVHGRVPGRDFAVRVALSSPPSRPTLRVEVTDPRGESRPPTAPAAPDPTDESGRGLLLVAALADRWGVREREPGPAPGKTVWAELDLR
- the leuA gene encoding 2-isopropylmalate synthase; amino-acid sequence: MSSGSSRVGRPTPITAATVAQQPSGMPIHRYRGYEAVDLPDRTWPEKRITKAPRWLSTDLRDGNQALIDPMSPARKREMFDLLVRMGYKEIEVGFPSSGRTDFDFVRSIIEGGAIPEDVTISVLTQAREDLIERTVESLRGAHRATVHLYNATAPVFRRVVFRGSRDDVKQIAVDGTRLVMEYAEKLLGDETVFGYQYSPEIFTDTELDFALEVCEGVMDVWQPEEGREIILNLPATVERSTPSTHADRFEWMSRNLSRREFVCLSTHPHNDRGTAVAAAELAVMAGADRVEGCLFGQGERTGNVDLVTLGMNLFSQGVDPQIDFSDIDEIRRTAEYCNRMEVHPRHPYAGDLVYTAFSGSHQDAIKKGFEALEAEAAAAGKAVEEIEWAVPYLPIDPKDVGRSYEAVIRVNSQSGKGGVAYVLKNDHKLDLPRRMQIEFSKIIQARTDAEGGEITPAQIWETFHDEYLPTPDNPWGRIQLRAGQTTTDTDGVDTLTVEAAVDGTETVLTGSGNGPISAFFDALAGIGIDARLLDYQEHTMSEGASARAASYIECAIDGKVLWGIGIDPNTTRASLKAIVSAVNRAYR
- the nhaA gene encoding Na+/H+ antiporter NhaA → MWTKRRGNPQSRPVRRAFPAQLSAPVRRFLATEAGSAGLLLAATVVALLWANSPWSGLYESLRATEAAFSLGGADLSMDLEHWVNDGLMALFFFVVGLEVRREFSLGELTDRRRAAVPVAAALGGMTLPVLLYLAIVPAGEAAGGWGVVIGTDTAFMLGALAVVGPRFATQLRVFLLTLTVIDDMVAVTVIGLVYSGSLHPPALLAMLVLGALLSLLSRLGVWRAAPYVLVVLALWLAAHRAGLHASIAGMLGGLLVAARAPAREAVEGAARRFHAFRQSPMAEVGRSARVELERAISVNERLQEVLHPWTGYVVVPLFALANAGVDLRGGVLVQALSSSVTWGVVAALVVGKSLGVTLASAAGVRLGLGRLPQGVGWGHVLGGATLSGIGFTVSLLVTGLAFDDRILRDEATVGVLIALLVAPVLGRLLFRVSAALGGKRDADLPRVLDRPVDVATDHVKGAPDAPLTLVEYGDFECPFCARATGVTRELRDRFGHDLRYVFRHLPLTDVHPHAELAARAAVAADAQGRFWEMHDLLFSHQDQLEFEDLVGYAAELGLDVEEFLRDLGDDRTAARVRADIAGAEASGARGTPTFFVGERRHVGPHDAQTLARALEESRGGPSGA
- a CDS encoding pirin family protein, with translation MSGPVGAIDAPPALADTGHPTAPCVEVSDSREARVGRFRVRRALPRRGRRTVGAWCFADHMGPADVTEDSGLDIGPHPHIGLQTVTWLTDGQVLHRDSLGTEQVIKPGGLNLMTAGGGVSHAEEATGHYRGTLEGIQLWVALPDATRHGPAAFEHHTELPRADLDHGAGAATVLVGEFGGLLGPARHDTPLVGIDLDLRRSATVPLRPGFEYAVVVLEGEVGVHGEPLRPGRSGYLGEGRDEVRLDVREPARAMLLGGEPFPEPILMWWNFVARTRAEIDAAHASWAAGDDRFGRVRSALPPIPTEAPYWQRATGNR
- the era gene encoding GTPase Era; this encodes MAPMSDRSPSSRPETQSESAPHRAGFACFVGRPNAGKSTLTNALVGTKVAITSNRPQTTRHTVRGIVHRPDAQLVLVDTPGLHKPRTLLGERLNDVVRTTWAEVDVIGFCLPADQKIGPGDRFIAKELADLKRTPKVAVVTKTDLVDSKALAEQLLAVDRLGRELGIEWAEIVPVSATAGEQVGLLADLLVPLLPEGPRLYPDGDLTDEPEQVMVAELIREAALEGVRDELPHSIAVVVEEMTPREGRPADRPLLDVHANVFIERPSQKGIVIGPGGSRLKEVGTRSRKQIEALLGTPVYLDLHVKVAKDWQRDPRQLRRLGF
- a CDS encoding cytidine deaminase is translated as MSEAADLDPEDRKIVTLARSARARNAVPEGAAVRDGTGRTYVAGTVALASLKLSALRTAVAMAVASGATSLEAAAVVSEAPSVPSADLAAVHDLGGPATPVLLAGPDGTVRSTVTAG